GAAGTTGCTTCCGCCCTCAGGAGAGCCGGAGTCAGGGCAGACATCGAGCTAACCGGGAGACAGCTCAGGAAGGCCCTCGACCACGCTGGAAGGCTGGGCGCCCCCTACGTTATCCTGATTGGAAGCAAAGATTTAGCCGGGGGCAGGGTAACCATAAGGGACATGGACAGCGGCGAGCAGAAGGTTGTTGAGAAGGAAAAGGTTGTGGAGGAAACCCTGAAGCTTTTGGAGGCCTCGGTTTAGCCCCTTTCCACTCTGAACTCCCTCGCCTTTCTCTTCATCCTCCACTCCTCAAAGCGCCTCACGAAGGGGCATCTGGAGCGCCACCTCTGAAATGCCTTCCGAAGGAACCCAACCATAACGACCCCCAGCCTTTATAAGTGGCAACGGTTAAAACCCTTTGTGTCGCAGGGATGATGAGTCTGGAGCCCCCTGAGCGGTGAGGAGGTTTCGCGGGGCTGACCGAAATGATAAAGGAGCGCCTCTGCAGGGAATACATTGAGGAGATAGAGAGGCTCCAGCTCTCGGTCAGGGAGCTTGAGGAGGAGATAATCGAGCTCAGGATGCAGCTCAGGAAGAAGACCGAGGAGGTAACGAGCCTGAGCATAGAAAACACCAGCTTAAGGCACAGGGTGGAACTGATGGAGCGCAGGGAGAGGCAGATTCTTGAGCTCCTCAAGAAGCTGAAGGTGCCCTTAGTACTGGTGGACGAGGACGAGTTCGAGGACATAAACGTCGAAGACTGAGGGAAACCTTAATTAATGTGTGGTTCTTCTTGGTGTAGCCCAAGGAGGGGTGGTTCTCATGGACATGACAACAAGGATGTTCAGGGAAGAGGGATGGATAAGAAAAACCTGTAAGGTCTGTGGGAAGCCCTTCTGGACGCTGGACCCAGACAGAGAGACCTGCGGCGACCCGCCGTGCGACGAATACCGGTTCATAGGAAAGCCGGGAATTCCAAAGAGGTACACCCTCGACGAGATGCGCGAGAAGTTCCTGGGCTTCTTCGAAAAGCGCGGGCACGGGAGGATTAAGCGCTACCCAGTCCTCCCGCGCTGGAGGGACGACGTCCTCCTCGTTGGGGCAAGCATAATGGACTTCCAGCCCTGGGTAATAAGCGGTGAGGCAGAGCCCCCGGCCAACCCGCTCACGATAAGCCAGCCTTCAATAAGGTTCACCGACATAGACAACGTCGGGATAACCGGCAGGCACTTCACGGTATTCGAGATGATGGCCCACCATGCCTTCAACTACCCAGGTAAGCCGGTCTACTGGATGGACGAGACGGTTGAGCTGGCCTTCGAGTTCTTCACCAAAGAGCTCGGCATGAAGGCTGAGGACATAACCTTCAAGGAGAACCCCTGGGCGGGCGGCGGGAACGCGGGGCCGGCCTTTGAAGTTCTCTACCGCGGTCTGGAGGTGGCCACCTTAGTTTTCATGCAGTACAAGAAGGCCCCCGAGAACGCTGACCCGGGCCAGGTTGTCGAGATAAAGGGCGACTTCTACGTGCCGATGGAGACGAAGGTCGTTGACACCGGCTACGGCCTTGAGAGGCTCGTCTGGATGAGCCAGGGGACGCCAACGGCTTACGACGCCGTCTTGGGCTACGTCATAGAGCCCCTCAAGAAGCTCGCCGGGATAGAGAGGATAGACGAGCGCATCCTCATGGAGAACTCCCGCCTCGCCGGAATGTTCGACATAGAGGACAGGGGTGACCTTCGCTATCTGAGGGAGCAGGTGGCAAAGCGCGTCGGTATAAGCGCTGAAGAGCTCGAGAAGGCCGTGAGGCCCTACGAACTAATATACGCCATAGCAGACCACACCAAGGCCTTAACATTCATGATAGCCGACGGGGTAATCCCCTCCAACATCAAGGCAGGCTATCTCGCGCGCCTGCTTATCAGGAAGAGCATAAGGCACCTCCGCGAGCTCGGCCTTGAGGTACCGCTCGCTGAAATCGTCGCCATGCACATAAAGGAGCTCTCGCCAACCTTCCCTGAGTTCAGGGAGATGGAGGATGTTATCCTTGACGTAATCAACGTTGAAGAAAAGCGCTACCAGGAGACCCTGGAGAGGGGAAGCGACCTCGTGAAGCGCGAGATAGCCAGGCTCAAGAATGCAGGAAAGGGTGAGATACCGCTCGAGAGGCTCATACTCTTCTACGAGAGCCACGGCCTAACGCCCGAGATAGTCAAGGAGGTAGCGGAAAAGGAGGGCGTCAGGGTCGAGATACCTGACAACTTCTACACGCTGGTTGCAAAGCAGGCGGAGAAGGCCGGGAAGGCGGAGGCAGTGGAATACGTCGTGGACTTCGAGCTGGTCAAGGACTTACCTGACACGAGGACGCTCTATTACGAAGACCCCTTCATGAGGGAGTTCGACGCCGAAGTCCTCAGGGTAATCGACGACTGGGTGGTCCTCAACGCTACCTCCTTCTATCCGGAAGGCGGCGGCCAGCCCTACGACACTGGTGTTTTAGCTGTTGACGGTGAGGAAGTTAAGGTAACCAGCGTCCAGAAGGTCGGAAAGGTGATCCTCCACAGGGTCGAGAGGCCGGAGCTCTTCAGGGAAGGGGCCAGAGTCCACGGAAGGATCAACTGGGAGAGAAGGATACAGCACATGCGCCACCACACCGGAACGCACGTCCTCATGGGCGCGCTTGTCCGCGTTTTAGGAAAGCACGTCTGGCAGGCCGGTTCACAGCTCAGCACGGACTGGGCCCGCCTGGACATATCCCACTACAAGCGCATAAGCGAGGAGGAGCTTAGGGAAATCGAGCGCCTCGCCAACAGGGTCGTGATGGAGAACAGGAAGGTCACCTGGGAGTGGTTGCCGAGGACGGAGGCGGAGCAAAAGTACGGCTTCAGGCTCTACCAGGGCGGAGTCGTCCCCGGAAGGGCTATCCGCGTGCTGAAAATAGAGGACTGGGACGTGCAAGCGTGCGGTGGGACGCATTTGCCTAACACTGGTCTAATAGGCCCGATAAAAATCCTGAGGACGGAGCGCATACAGGACGGCGTGGAGAGGATAATCTTCGCGGCCGGAGAAGCGGCTATAAACTGGATGCAGGAGACCGAGGGAATAATCAAGAAGACAGCGGAGATATTCCGCGTGCCGCCCGAGAAGGTGCCGGAGACTGCAGAAAGGTTCTTCAACGAGTGGAAGGAAGCGAGGAAAGAGGTCGAGAAGCTGAGGAAAGAGCTGGCGAAGCTCCTCGTCTACGAGCTTGAGAGCGGAGTAGAGAAGGTCGGAGAAGTCGAGTTCATCGGCAGGGTAGTCGAAGGAACGATAGACGACCTCCGCGAAGCTGCTAACAAGCTCAGGAAGGACAAGCGCGTGGTAATCCTCATCACCGGGGAGGGGCACTTCGTCGTTGCCGTGGGGGATTCCTTAGACATCACAGCCGAGGAGCTGGCGAAGGTGATAACGGGCGTAGCAGGCGGTGGCGGTGGCGGAAGGAAAGAGCTTGCGCAAGGAAGGATAAAGAACCCCCTCAAGGCTGGGGAAGCCATTGAAGAAGTCAAGAAGAGGCTCGGTTGAGCCTCCTTTACTCCTTTTCTGGCGCGGTTAGGAGAAACTGAAAGGATGGCAAGCTGAATCAGCCGGACTTCCTCGGGGCCAAGGTTAGCGTGTAGTCGTCCCTCCAGAAGGGGGGCTTTTCGAGGGATATCCTTATCTCGGCCGTACCCTTCTCGTAGTAGAGGGAGTTAACTAAACTGCCTGGAACCCTGAAGTGGACGTACATGGTTCCCCCCTCGCTCACTGTTGTTTTGAACTCGCCGCTTCCCTTCCACTGTCCCCCGTTGTACTCGACCAGGTACTCCGTCCCCTCGGGGAAGGTGATCCGCATCTCGAATCCCTTAACCTTCGGGGTTATGTCCATCTCAAAGAGGCCCCAGCCGTCCCTTTCAACGAACACGACGCTCCGGTTGTCGAGATAAAAGACCTCGCGGTAGTCAACGCTTGCTGGCGGTATGTGGGCCGTTTTCACGGCATAGCCGAACAGCGCCAGCGTTATGATAGCCATTATGAGCAGGGCCTTGTTCATGTCCATCCCCCTGTTCATAACGGTCGGCTGATACTTAACTCTTTTGTGTAGGTGATTACAAAGCCTCCTCCGAAAATAGCCGAAGCCAGTTCCCCCGCCGCAATAACCAAAAGGGGTTTAAGGGGAGAAAGCATAACACCTCCGGTGATACCCATGGGAAAGCTCAAGGAGCCGATTATAGCGATAAACTTCAAGGCCTACATGGAAGCCACCGGGAAGGGGGCCCTGGGAATAGCGAAGGCCGCCGAGAAGGTCTGGAAGGAGACGGGGATAACCATAGTCGTGGCGCCTCAGCTGGCAGACCTCAGGATGATAGCGGAGAGCGTCGAGATTCCGGTCTTTGCACAGCACATCGACCCGATAAAGCCGGGAAGCCACACCGGGCATGTTCTGCCTGAGGCCGTTAAAGAAGCCGGCGCCGTTGGCACGCTCCTCAACCATTCCGAGAGGAGAATGATTTTAGCTGACCTCGAGGCCAGCATCAGAAGAGCTGAGGAAGTCGGCCTCATGACGATGGTCTGCTCCAACAACCCGGCCGTTTCAGCCGCTGTAGCGGCCCTCGGCCCGGATTACGTGGCGGTTGAGCCTCCCGAACTTATAGGAACCGGAATTCCCGTCAGCAAGGCCAGGCCGGAAGTGATAACCAGCACCGTTGAACTCGTCAGGAGGGTGAACCCGGAGGTTAAAGTCCTCACTGGGGCCGGCATCTCGACTGGCGAGGACGTCAAGAGGGCCCTGGAGCTTGGAAGCGCCGGTGTTCTCCTCGCGAGCGGCGTTACGAAGGCCAAAGACCCAGAGAAGGCCATAAGAGACCTCGTCTCCCTTATAGTCTGATTCTTCTCTCCTTTGCTTTTCCGGAGAGCTTTTTTAAGGCGTTGCCCAAACGGTTAGGGTGGTCGAGATGGCGCTCTACTTCATAGGCCTTGGCCTCTACGATGAGAAGGACATCACCCTCAAGGGTTTAGAAATAGCAAGGAGATGCGACGAGGTCTTTGCCGAGTTCTACACTTCCCTTCTCGCTGGGGCAACGATGGAGAAGATAGAAGGGCTCATAGGGAAGCCGATAAGGAGGCTCAGCAGGGAAGACGTTGAGCTGAACTTCGAGAGGATAGTCCTTCCCTTGGCGAAGGAGAGGGATGTGGCCTTCCTAACCGCCGGCGACCCGATGGTCGCAACGACGCACTCCGACCTCAGAATAAGGGCGAAAAAAGCTGGTGTGGAGAGCTACGTAGTCCACGCCCCGAGCATATACTCGGCGGTGGCAATAACGGGGTTGCACATTTACAAGTTCGGGAAGAGCGCAACCGTTGCCTATCCGGAGAAGAACTGGTTCCCGACGAGCCACTACGATGTGATACGTGAAAACAGGGAGAGAAACCTCCACACGCTTCTGTTCCTGGACATAAAAGCCGACCAGGGCCGCTACATGACGGCCAACGAGGCAATGGAGATCCTCCTCAGGGTGGAAGAGATGAAGAAAGGGGGAGTTTTTACTCCAGAGACCCTCGTGGTTGTTCTCGCAAGGGCCGGTTCGCTGAACCCAACGCTCAGGGCAGGCTACGTTGGGGAGCTCATCAACGAGGACTTTGGCGGACAGCCGCACGTTTTGATCGTCCCGGGCAGGCTCCACATAGTGGAGGCGGAGTACCTGGTCGAGTTCGCGGGAGCCCCCGGGGAAATCCTCGAGGAAGTTTAGCGAAAGCTTTATATTCGCCTCCCGGTTTTTCAATTCGGGCGGGCCCGTGGTCTAGACGGTCATGACGCCACCCTTACAAGGTGGAGGTCCGGGGTTCGAATCCCCGCGGGCCCACCACAACAGCCCTTTGCTTCGCAAAGCGCTGGCGGAAAGTTTGAGGTCTTTGTTTAATGATGCCAAGTGGGAGTAATTTCCTGTTTATGGGCGGTCTAAGAGTAAATCCTGTCCCCACTATCCTGCCCCTTATGGGTGTGCCACTTCCCAGGTGCCTTCGGTCGGTGATGAAGTTGAAACCTTTTGAAAAAGGTTAGTCGGGGTTAAACCCCTAAAACGTGCCCCCTGGGCAGGCTTTTCCGGAGCTTCCTGTTTTGGGGCTCTCAATGAAATCCGCTGGCGGGCCCGGCGGGATTCGAACCCGCGGGTACCGGCTCCGAAGGCCGGCGCCATATCCCCTAGGCCACGGGCCCTCGGAAGTGTTTTAAGGCCCCGGCAAAATAAAGCTTGCGGTGGTGGAATGATACTCCCGGACTGGAAAATCAGGAAGGAAGTCCTAATTGAGCCCTTCTCGGAGGATTCGCTACAGCCCGCGGGTTATGACCTGAGGGTAGGAAAGGAGGCCTATATAAACGGCAGGCTCATCGACGTCGAGCGGGAGGGCAGAATCGTAATACCTCCAAAAACCCATGCCCTCGTTCTAACCCTGGAGAGAGTGAAGCTCCCGGAGGATATCATGGGGGACATGAAGATCAGGAGCAGTCTGGCGAGGGAGGGAATCCTGGGCTCTTTTGCCTGGGTCGACCCGGGATGGGATGGGAACCTGACCCTCATGCTGTTCAACGCCTCTGACGAACCGGTTGAGCTCCGATACGGGGAGAGATTCGTTCAGATAGCCTTTATCAGACTTGAAGAGCCCCCAAGAAGTCCATACCGGGGGAACTACCAGGGCAGCAGGGGGATAACGCTTTCCAAAAGAAGACAAAAGTAAAAAGGAGTTCAGCCGAAGAGGGCGCCGAGACCGGCGAGGGCCTCCTCTTCGTTGACCTCCTCTTTCTTTTCTTCCTCTTTCTTGGCGGCCTCAGCGGCGCCGCCCGAGGCAGCGGCCGGAGCGGCAGCGGCAACGGCAACCGGGGCAGCGACCGGCATGGCGGCCTTCTGGATGACCTCGTCGATGTTAACTCCCTCGAGAGCTGCCACGAGGGCCTTTATCCTTGCCTCGTCCGGGGTAACACCGGCGGCCTCAAGGACTTTCCTGAGGTTCCCCTCGTTTATCTCCTTACCAGCGGCGTGGAGCAGCAGAGCGGCATACACATACTCCATTTTTCGCACCTCCAATCATCTTCATCCTTTTCTTTTTATATCATACGGTTAGGGATACGGGGAAAGGAAATCAGCCGAAGAGCGCGCCCAGTCCAGCGAGCGCCTCCTCCTCGGAAGCTTCCTCCTTTTCCTCTTTCTCCTCAGCCTTCTCAACTTTCTCCTCTGCTGGCTGAGGAGCTGCAACGGCCACTTGTGCCTGAGCGTTTAAAAGCTCTTTGGTCTTCTCGTCAAGCAACTCCCCTGGCAGGTTCTGTGCTATGAGCAGGGCTGCACGAAGGGCCCTGCCAAATATGTCCTCCACCGTCTCCTTGGTAACGTACCCAGCCTCGACTGCAACGTTCTTCGCTCCGAGGAATGCCTTCTGGATGATTGCCTCGATTGTCTGCTTGGTCGGGTAAGCCGTGTTGACGGACAGGTTGAAGGCATGCACGTAAGCCTGCTGGAGCATGTTGATGTACTCGCTCGGGTCTATTGCGAGGACTCCCGGCGTGTAGACTATGCCGTCTTCATACACTGCGAGGAGGTTGAGCCCAACCTCAAGCGGCTCGATACCGAGGGCGTTGAGGATCCTTGCGAGCTGTTCGGTTATGACTCCACCCGCCTTAAGGACGGGGTAGTCATTCTGTATGGTGACCTTACCCTTTTCGATTCTCGCCGGAATCCCGAGGGCCTGCATCTCACCAACGAGAGGACCAGGTGCGATTGGAGTTGGCCCTCCAGGGATGACAACGTCTTTTGTAACGACGGCCCCCGGCTTGGCGGGTGCGGGGATTTTGCTCTCCTCAAGGAGCTTGTAAAGCTTGAATGGATTTATGTCGGTGGCGAGTATTGCGGCACCGCCCTGTATGTAGTCGGCGAGTTTTGCAAGCTCCGGCTTTCCGAGCTCCTGGGCGGCCCTCTTTATGGCGATCCCGATGAGGGTGTTCCTGCTCACGCGGATGATCGCTTTTCCGCGGAACTTGTCACGCATCTTGCTGAGCGGGTAAGCTGGGACGCCGGCCACGTCAACGAGCGCTATCACTGGGTAGCTCTTGATGATCCTGGTGAGCTCTTCAACTTCCTTCCTCTTCCACTCGGCTACGTGGGCCATTTCACTCACCTCTCCACTTTCACGGCCGGGCCCATTGTCGTTTTGACGTACACTGACTTTATCTGGCTCTCCCCGCGCTCCAGCCTGTTGATGATTGCGTTGAGGACTGCTTCGGCGTTTTCAGCCAGCTTCTCGTCTTCCATGTCCTCGGTTCCTATCGGGGCATGCACAACCGGGTTGTCTTTGAGCTGTATCCTGACGGTCTTCTTGAGCTTCTCTACTATGGGCTCGAGGTTTGTCATCGTTGGTGGAACGACCTGTGGCATCTTGTTCCTTGGACCGAGGTACTTACCGAGGAGTTTACCGATCTTCGGCATCAAGGGAGCCGTCGCTATGAAGAAGTCGTACTCCTTCGCAATCTTTCTGGCCTTCCTTGGACTATTGGCGAGCTCCTCAAGTTGCTCCCCACTAAACACATCAAGCCCGAGCTTTTTAGCCGCCTCGGCAACGGCACCATCAGCGATGACCGCGATTTTTTGCTCCTTCCCACGACCGTGGGGCAGCACAACCTCAAGCTTGAACCTGTTCTCAGGCTTCTTCAGGTCTATATCCTTGAGGTTGACTGCCATCTCGACGGTCTGTGTGAAGTTGCGCGGCTTAGCCCGGGCCTTCGCCTCCTTCACCGCTTCCACGAGTTTCTGCCTGTCGAAGGCCACTTTACAGCCCTCCTGTTTCTTTTCGTTCTCGATTTAAACCGTTAAACGAAGAACCAAAAATGGCTTGAGCCATGTATTTTTAAAGTTTTCCCCGAAATTATGTTGAAAAAGAGGCCTCACCCGGCCTCCCCAGCCTTGGCAAAGAGCTCATCGTAAACCCCTTCATCGATTTCCTTCTGAACTTCCCTTGGGTCCTTGCCCTCAACGGTAACGCCCATGCTCAGGGCAGTGCCTATGACTTCCTTGGCCGCGGCTTTGAGGCTTGCCGCGAGCATCTGTCCCCGCTTGGCCTTGGCTATCTTGATGACCTGCTCCATTGTGAGGTTTCCGACTGGACTGCGAACGGGCTCGCCTGAACCCTTTGGAATTCCCAGTTCCTTCTTTATGAGCTGGCTGACCGGCGGGACACCGACTTCAATTCTGAAGGTCTTCTTCTGCGGATCTTCAACGATGATCTTTACGGGAACCTGCATCCCCTCGAATTCCTTGGTCGCCTTGTTGATCTCATCAACGACCTGCTTAACGTTGAGTCCGAGCGGACCGATAGCGGGACCGAGCGGGGGTCCGGGGGATGCTTTCCCACCCTCAACAAGCACTTCAACGACCTGTGGCATTTTTCTCACCTCTTGCCGTTAAGTTGGTTATCATGTCCTTCAATCCTTTTGGTGTTTGCTTATAAGTCTAACGTATTCGCCCCTCACCGTGACCGGTATGGGGACTATGGCACCTATGAGCTCAACTACAATCTCGTCTTTGGTTTCGTCAACCCTGACAACCTTGGCTTTCTCCCCCTTGAACGGGCCGGAGATGAGCTCAACTATGTCCCCTGGCTCAAAGCCACTGACGGCTGGCTTCTCTTCAAGGAAGTGCTCTATCTCGCTGAACTTGACCTCTCCGGGAAGGGTCCCTTTTGCGTGTCTTATCCCCTTTATGGCCTCGTCAACGGCGCTCTTGTTTGGCGCCTCGATGAATATGTACCCCTTAACCTTTGATGGAACCAGGATGGCGTAGATGGGCAGGTTGTGCGTTTTTACCTTGCTGTATATGAGCTTTGCAGTGGTTTCCTCCTGGCCCACGGTGATACGCACTGTGTAGATCTTTCCATCACTCATCCCTACCACCGATCAGAGGCCTTCTCCGCCAAGGATTAGGTAGCCGATTATGGTTATTATCAGCCCGATGATTCCTATAAGGATCATCCCGACTCCGGTTATCTTTGCCGCCATCTTGTACTCCTTCCAGCTTGGCTTTCTTGTGACCAGGAGGACCCTCTTTGACTCGGCCAGGAAGTTCTTAATCCTCTCAATGTACCCTTCGGCCATAATGAACACCCCGCGTATGACCAAACAGCGGTTTTTTTACTGACTTAGCCTAAGCTTCAAAAAGCAAATAAAAAGATAACGGTCGTCAGAACTCATCGACGCTCAGCTTTATGGCCCTTCTCTCTTCGCCCTCACGGATGGATGTGGATGGCTCTTCTTTTGAAACTGCGTACGGTGAGTTGACCCCGGTTACAACGAGTAAAATCCTTATCATCTTACCCAGCTCTTCATCCAGCTGGATTCCCCAGATGACCTGGGCCTCGGGGTCGAGCTTGCTGGTAACGAGCTCTATTATCTGCTGCGCCTCCTCAAGCCTGACGTCGCTCCCGCTGATGCTTATTAGGGCACCCTTGGCACCGCTGATGTCAACGTCAAGGAGCGGGCTGTTCAGGGCCTGCTGGGCGGCTTCAAGAGCGCGCTTTTCGCTGTCGCTCTCGCCGATACCGATCATGGCAACGCCGCCGTCCTTCATGACGGCCCTAACGTCGTTGAAGTCGAGGTTAACGAGACCTGGCTTGGTGATGAGCTCGGTGATGCCCTTGACGGCCTGAACGAGTATTTCGTCCGCCACTCTAAAGGCCATATGTATCGGCAGGTTTGGGGCAACCTCCATGAGCTTGTCGTTCGGGATGACTATGACGGTGTCGCTGGCCTTCCTGAGCCTCTCAAGGCCATACTCCGCGTTCTTTATCCTCCTTATTCCCTCGACTGTGAACGGTAGCGTTACAACCGAAACCGTGAGGGCGCCCATCTTCTTGGCTATCTCAGCTATAACAGGGGCGGCACCGGTACCGGTCCCACCGCCGAGACCGCAGGTGACAAACACCATGTCAGCCCCTTCAAGGGCCTCTCTGATGTCCCTCTCGCTTTCCTTGGCGGCCTCTTCACCCACCTTTGGGTTGTTTCCCGCGCCGAGGCCCCTGGTGAGTTCCCTTCCAAGAAGAATTTTCTTGTGGGCCCGTATCTTGAGAAGGTCCTGGGCGTCGGTGTTAGCGGCTATTATCTTTGCCCCCTGAATGCCAACCTCCATCATTCTGTTTATGGTGTTACAGCCGGCGCCGCCGACGCCGATGACGTATATCTTTGCCTGAATCTGCTCAAGAAGCTTTCTGAGTTCTTCGTCTATATCACTCTGCCCTGAAAACGAAGCCTCTGGAACTTTGGATCCCGCCGGACCCGAGGCGACTTTATCCATGGCATTTTCAATCAGTTTCAACATCCTCCGACCCTCCGGGGCAATTTAACACCTTTCTCAAACTTGAGTTGGAAGTATATAAATGTTCGGATATTCAAAGCTGGGGTATATTGATGTGGAACTCTTTAAACCTTTCGTCGTGGCCTTTAATCCCTGATGAACTCGAGTCCCAGCTCAGTGGCAAGTTCCTTTGCAATCCCTCTCGTGTCCCCGAGACTTCCCTTCCAGTCCACGTAGATTGCCTCAATCTTTCCGTGGTTTCGTTCGATTCCCTTCATTAAAACTTCTCTGCTCACGGGCTGAGCGTACTTTGGCAGTATGTGGCCGAAAGCCAGATCACTTTCAAGAGCCCTCTTAGTTTGTTTGGGTGCGTAATGACCCCCTCCCATTCCAAAGGCAAGTTTGAACTTCTTTTCTGCTCTTTCCACGTTGTTGATGACATAGGTTATCGTCTCTGCCAGTATCTCACCTGCCCTGTCGTTTACCCATTCCTCCTCGCTTGAGCCTATCTCTATGAACAGGCCCGGAACCTGGAGCTCGCTTGGCCCGTGGTGGGTCGCCTCGTAGCACACCGTCCAGCCAAGGTCATTCAGCTCGTTGAGCTTGAGAAGGGCGAGCTTCATGGCAACTGGGTGGGCAATGGCGAGGCTTTCGTCTTTCCCCCCATACACGGCCTTTCCCCAGTTTCCGGTAGCGTGGGTTGTCAAAGCCGGCATCTTGGTCTGGCTTGAATGTCTCGAGGCAAAGACTATAAGCTCCGGCCTTTCACCGAGTTGCTCCTCTATGGACATATCGAGGTTATCGTAGTAGATCATCTCGCCGTTGGTGGTCAGGATAACGTCTTCCCCCCTTCTGAAGATGGGGTTGCCGTCGAAAACGCCGTCCGTCTCCTTAAAGCCGAAGTGCTGGATGAGCTTGTCTTTTATGTTCATTGAGGCAAGGTCGACTTTCGTGGTCATTATAACCCTCATCTTTCATCCCGGGCCCTGATCGGGGCCGATCTTATAACGTTTATCGGGAGAAAAACAGAAAGTCAGCTGATGGCCATGTTGATCACGGTCTCACCTATGTTCTCAAGGTACTCAAGGATCCTGCGGTAGCTCTCCCTTGCAGTTGACTTCTTAGAGTCCGTGCTTTGTATTATCTTCTTGAGCTCAAGCATAAGCCTGTCTATCGTCCTGAGGTCTCTGTCGTAGATCCTCTCCATGAAAGCGGTAAAGAACTCCCCGAGCCTGGAGTAATCCAGGACTTCGGGTTTTTCAGATATGCGGACTATGTGGTCACCGATCCGCTCAATGTTTCTGGCGATGAAGAGTATGCCTATGAGGTCAAAGTCCCTCCTGACGATGTCGCTATCCTCAGGGGATATCCCCCGGGACAGGAGCTTGTTGACGGTCCTTATCGTGAGGAAGTAAAACCTATCGAGCTCGTTTTCGAGGTCGTTTAGATCCCGCAGTATCTCAGATTCCCCGGGGTTGTTCGCAAGCAGTTCGAGGTCCTCTATCATGGAGAGGACAATTGAGCGTATCCTGATCAGTATCTCCCTGAGGTTGACCCCCTTTTCGTCCAGGAGACTCTTCGCTATTATCCTATGGGGCTCATCCAGGATTATCTCAATCCCGGGAAGGAGCTG
This is a stretch of genomic DNA from Thermococcus zilligii AN1. It encodes these proteins:
- the ftsZ gene encoding cell division protein FtsZ, with amino-acid sequence MLKLIENAMDKVASGPAGSKVPEASFSGQSDIDEELRKLLEQIQAKIYVIGVGGAGCNTINRMMEVGIQGAKIIAANTDAQDLLKIRAHKKILLGRELTRGLGAGNNPKVGEEAAKESERDIREALEGADMVFVTCGLGGGTGTGAAPVIAEIAKKMGALTVSVVTLPFTVEGIRRIKNAEYGLERLRKASDTVIVIPNDKLMEVAPNLPIHMAFRVADEILVQAVKGITELITKPGLVNLDFNDVRAVMKDGGVAMIGIGESDSEKRALEAAQQALNSPLLDVDISGAKGALISISGSDVRLEEAQQIIELVTSKLDPEAQVIWGIQLDEELGKMIRILLVVTGVNSPYAVSKEEPSTSIREGEERRAIKLSVDEF
- a CDS encoding phosphate signaling complex PhoU family protein, translating into MEFRRIQFTGRSSYIVSLPKKWVLENNLKQGDIVPLVINPDGSITILPKEPRGGGEKKELEVSKEYSPDMAVRLVVSAYIQGYNTLEIRFLDEMPSYKVEIRKVLQLLPGIEIILDEPHRIIAKSLLDEKGVNLREILIRIRSIVLSMIEDLELLANNPGESEILRDLNDLENELDRFYFLTIRTVNKLLSRGISPEDSDIVRRDFDLIGILFIARNIERIGDHIVRISEKPEVLDYSRLGEFFTAFMERIYDRDLRTIDRLMLELKKIIQSTDSKKSTARESYRRILEYLENIGETVINMAIS
- a CDS encoding D-aminoacyl-tRNA deacylase, coding for MRVIMTTKVDLASMNIKDKLIQHFGFKETDGVFDGNPIFRRGEDVILTTNGEMIYYDNLDMSIEEQLGERPELIVFASRHSSQTKMPALTTHATGNWGKAVYGGKDESLAIAHPVAMKLALLKLNELNDLGWTVCYEATHHGPSELQVPGLFIEIGSSEEEWVNDRAGEILAETITYVINNVERAEKKFKLAFGMGGGHYAPKQTKRALESDLAFGHILPKYAQPVSREVLMKGIERNHGKIEAIYVDWKGSLGDTRGIAKELATELGLEFIRD
- a CDS encoding protein translocase SEC61 complex subunit gamma, with protein sequence MAEGYIERIKNFLAESKRVLLVTRKPSWKEYKMAAKITGVGMILIGIIGLIITIIGYLILGGEGL